From a region of the candidate division TA06 bacterium B3_TA06 genome:
- a CDS encoding ATP-binding protein, with translation MMQSPEQIKRQQELDRKLKENLGRIRKKLFVLSNKGGVGKSFVATSLALIAAKKGLQTGILDADIHGPSIAHMLGFAGMPLGVTEEGIEPIGVRDNLVAVSTASLLRSQDDSVIWRGPLKMGLLKQFLAEVRWGELDLLVIDSPPGTGDEPLSIAQLIPEMCGAIVVTSPQDVALLDARKCISFLNQLKIPVLGILENLSGMVCPHCGKRIDVFKIGGGKQAALDLQIPFLGAIPIDMAIVEASDSGKPYVLEHPESEAAKVLEAIIEEVNKL, from the coding sequence ATGATGCAGTCACCGGAACAGATAAAGCGGCAGCAGGAACTGGACCGGAAACTTAAGGAGAATTTGGGACGGATCCGCAAGAAGCTATTTGTGCTCTCCAACAAAGGCGGGGTTGGCAAGAGCTTTGTGGCCACAAGCCTTGCGTTGATCGCGGCAAAGAAGGGACTTCAGACCGGCATACTGGACGCAGACATCCACGGCCCCTCGATTGCTCACATGCTGGGCTTTGCCGGTATGCCCCTGGGCGTCACCGAGGAAGGGATTGAACCTATCGGTGTGCGTGACAACCTTGTTGCGGTAAGCACCGCCTCGCTTCTGCGGAGCCAGGATGACTCGGTTATCTGGCGCGGACCATTGAAGATGGGGCTTCTAAAGCAGTTTTTAGCCGAGGTGCGCTGGGGCGAGCTTGATCTTTTGGTGATCGACTCGCCGCCCGGCACAGGAGATGAGCCATTATCCATCGCACAGCTGATCCCTGAGATGTGCGGCGCAATAGTTGTAACCTCGCCGCAGGACGTGGCACTTCTGGATGCACGCAAGTGTATTAGCTTCCTCAACCAGCTAAAGATACCTGTCCTGGGGATACTTGAGAACTTAAGCGGCATGGTGTGCCCGCACTGCGGCAAGCGGATAGACGTGTTCAAGATAGGAGGAGGAAAGCAGGCAGCGCTGGATTTGCAGATCCCGTTCCTGGGTGCCATCCCTATTGACATGGCGATCGTTGAAGCCTCAGACTCAGGCAAGCCCTACGTTTTGGAACATCCAGAAAGCGAAGCGGCAAAGGTGCTTGAGGCGATCATCGAAGAGGTAAACAAGCTCTAA